A window of the Gemmatirosa kalamazoonensis genome harbors these coding sequences:
- the gspM gene encoding type II secretion system protein GspM, which produces MTVPPLPNARVSARERRTIAIAAAVLAAALFVSYGVVPFAARWAAREALLAARVDRLARLRALARDEPRLAAALHAREASLAARPRRVVGARTAPLAASAVQALLQQYAAASHVQVSRVDVASAPDSAGPLPAIPATIAGTGDVYGLTELLASIERGARVLAVTDLAVQAVRGPRGESLLQFSVGVRAPYAEVE; this is translated from the coding sequence GTGACCGTGCCGCCGCTGCCTAACGCCCGCGTCTCGGCGCGCGAGCGGCGCACGATCGCGATCGCGGCCGCGGTGCTCGCGGCGGCGCTGTTCGTGTCGTACGGCGTGGTGCCGTTCGCGGCGCGGTGGGCGGCGCGCGAGGCGCTGCTCGCGGCGCGCGTCGACCGCCTCGCGCGGCTGCGCGCGCTCGCGCGCGACGAGCCCCGCCTCGCCGCCGCGCTGCACGCGCGCGAGGCATCGCTCGCCGCGCGCCCGCGGCGCGTCGTCGGAGCGCGCACCGCGCCGCTCGCTGCCTCGGCGGTGCAGGCGCTGCTGCAGCAGTACGCGGCGGCGAGCCACGTGCAGGTGAGCCGCGTCGACGTCGCGAGCGCGCCGGACAGCGCAGGCCCGCTCCCCGCCATCCCCGCGACGATCGCCGGCACGGGCGACGTGTACGGCCTGACGGAGCTGCTCGCAAGCATCGAGCGCGGCGCGCGGGTGCTCGCGGTCACGGACCTCGCGGTACAGGCGGTGCGCGGCCCGCGTGGCGAGTCGCTGCTGCAGTTCTCGGTCGGCGTGCGTGCGCCGTACGCGGAGGTGGAGTGA
- a CDS encoding PilN domain-containing protein yields the protein MSADRVGLELLADRVRAVALGRFGDAPRATLELSWDPERPAAAVDALAARLGRPRRVAFAVGLAFVHVARVTLPPLPAPDRRRALALDPSRHFPVDEPVAVALLGDVAPPAAGDGEPAFAVRRALLDRWLDAFGAWAPIECVEAAPTSIARVLGTSDDATYTVPAAEGETGAMEWRGGRMVSVRRVPAALDEAGSRRDLPDVRGVDGPWLAAWGAARGIDEPADVQLVGGEAARALGARRVRRVATAAVVCGAALGLALASLDRARERRLAWVDAEIAAAAPRAAPAESLLARIGALDAAARGADALGAGSPSVPAVLAALGERLPADAAVQALRVRNDEWEISGTARAAAAIVPALDADPRLVDVRATAPSSRTDGAGESAGRETFAVSFRARGTR from the coding sequence GTGAGCGCCGACCGCGTCGGGCTCGAGCTGCTCGCCGATCGCGTGCGCGCGGTGGCGTTAGGCCGCTTCGGCGACGCACCGCGCGCGACGCTCGAGCTGTCGTGGGATCCGGAGCGCCCCGCAGCCGCCGTCGACGCGCTCGCCGCGCGGCTCGGCCGGCCGCGGCGCGTCGCGTTCGCGGTGGGGCTCGCGTTCGTGCACGTGGCGCGTGTCACGCTGCCGCCGCTGCCGGCACCCGATCGCCGTCGTGCGCTCGCGCTCGACCCGTCGCGCCACTTCCCGGTCGACGAGCCGGTGGCCGTCGCGCTGCTCGGCGACGTGGCGCCGCCTGCTGCGGGCGACGGCGAGCCCGCGTTCGCCGTGAGGCGCGCGCTGCTCGATCGGTGGCTCGACGCGTTCGGCGCGTGGGCGCCGATCGAGTGCGTGGAGGCCGCGCCGACGTCGATCGCGCGCGTGCTCGGGACGTCGGACGACGCGACGTACACGGTCCCGGCCGCCGAGGGCGAGACGGGAGCGATGGAGTGGCGCGGTGGGCGCATGGTGAGCGTGCGCCGCGTGCCCGCCGCGCTCGACGAGGCGGGATCGCGCCGCGACCTGCCTGACGTGCGCGGCGTCGACGGTCCGTGGCTGGCTGCGTGGGGCGCGGCGCGCGGCATCGACGAGCCGGCCGACGTGCAGCTCGTCGGCGGCGAGGCGGCGCGGGCGTTAGGCGCGCGTCGGGTGCGCCGCGTGGCGACGGCGGCGGTCGTGTGCGGGGCGGCGCTGGGGCTCGCGCTCGCGTCGCTGGACCGTGCGCGCGAGCGCCGGCTCGCGTGGGTCGACGCGGAGATCGCCGCCGCCGCGCCGCGTGCCGCGCCCGCCGAGTCGCTGCTGGCGCGCATCGGCGCGCTCGACGCCGCGGCGCGCGGCGCGGACGCGCTCGGCGCGGGCAGCCCGAGCGTCCCCGCGGTGCTCGCCGCGTTAGGCGAGCGGCTTCCCGCGGATGCCGCGGTGCAGGCGCTGCGCGTGCGGAACGACGAGTGGGAGATCAGCGGCACGGCGCGCGCCGCCGCCGCCATCGTCCCCGCGCTCGACGCCGACCCCCGCCTCGTCGACGTGCGCGCGACGGCGCCGAGCAGCCGTACCGACGGCGCGGGGGAAAGCGCGGGGCGCGAGACGTTCGCCGTGTCGTTCCGCGCGCGGGGGACCCGGTGA
- a CDS encoding PilX N-terminal domain-containing pilus assembly protein — protein sequence MTRALRVVPNGARRGAALAVVLWLVVLLSTLGATVVVAARDATGSASNLRARAVARYAAESGVVAAVHDVETALAGVAADATARRALLNGLEAASARTTAQPLGEARYQAAVVDASARIDVNLADADVLDALLARVGPAADAREATEAIRRWTGAPGLESGDPSRSAMRARRALRTLDDLARIPGVSAALARAAAPYLTVDGDGQVNVAAAPEPVRAAARGALVQEPTRLVIVSRGWLDGHPLTHEIQAVYAVRGARLAFVRWRERDL from the coding sequence GTGACGCGCGCCCTGCGCGTGGTGCCTAACGGCGCGCGGCGTGGCGCCGCGCTCGCCGTGGTGCTGTGGCTCGTCGTGCTCCTGTCGACGCTCGGCGCGACGGTGGTCGTGGCGGCACGCGATGCGACGGGCTCGGCGTCGAACCTCCGCGCCCGTGCCGTGGCGCGCTACGCGGCGGAGAGCGGCGTCGTCGCCGCGGTGCACGACGTGGAGACCGCGCTCGCCGGTGTCGCCGCGGATGCGACGGCGCGGCGCGCGCTGCTGAACGGCCTCGAGGCGGCGAGCGCGCGCACCACGGCCCAACCGCTCGGCGAGGCCCGCTATCAGGCGGCGGTCGTCGACGCGAGCGCACGCATCGACGTGAACCTCGCCGACGCCGACGTGCTCGACGCGCTGCTCGCGCGGGTCGGGCCCGCGGCCGACGCGCGCGAGGCGACGGAGGCGATCCGTCGCTGGACCGGCGCGCCCGGGCTCGAGTCGGGCGACCCGTCGCGCTCCGCGATGCGCGCGCGGCGCGCGCTGCGCACGCTCGACGACCTCGCGCGCATCCCCGGCGTGAGCGCGGCGCTCGCGCGCGCCGCGGCCCCGTATCTCACCGTCGACGGCGACGGGCAGGTGAACGTCGCCGCGGCGCCCGAGCCGGTGCGCGCGGCGGCGCGCGGCGCGCTCGTGCAGGAGCCCACGCGGCTCGTCATCGTCAGCCGCGGCTGGCTCGACGGGCACCCGCTCACGCACGAGATCCAGGCGGTGTACGCGGTGCGTGGCGCGCGGCTCGCGTTCGTCCGCTGGCGGGAGCGTGACCTGTGA
- a CDS encoding prepilin-type N-terminal cleavage/methylation domain-containing protein has protein sequence MTARGGFTLLELLVALVVTGVVASVALGAARAGLDVRERLERERVEEGSALAVRELLHDALRHVEPSGGADTTLTLGIGGDVLRVVTRGVRPPLGTGARWAVSLAEESGALVLRAAPMDGGGVPLLLVAPTVARAEVRVLEHAGGEWLATWDATGGPPAAVAVRFLDARGRDVLPALVARTRPEGAAEEAP, from the coding sequence GTGACGGCGCGGGGCGGGTTCACGCTGCTCGAGCTGCTCGTCGCGCTCGTCGTCACTGGCGTCGTGGCGAGCGTCGCGCTCGGCGCCGCGCGCGCGGGGCTCGACGTGCGCGAGCGGCTCGAGCGCGAGCGCGTGGAGGAGGGGAGCGCGCTCGCCGTGCGCGAGCTGCTGCACGACGCGCTGCGTCACGTCGAGCCGAGCGGCGGCGCGGACACCACGCTGACGCTCGGCATCGGCGGCGACGTGCTCCGCGTCGTCACGCGCGGCGTGCGGCCGCCGTTGGGCACCGGCGCGCGATGGGCGGTGTCGCTGGCCGAGGAGTCGGGTGCGCTCGTGCTGCGCGCCGCGCCGATGGACGGCGGCGGTGTGCCGCTCCTCCTCGTCGCGCCCACGGTCGCTCGCGCCGAGGTGCGTGTGCTGGAGCACGCCGGCGGCGAGTGGCTCGCGACGTGGGATGCGACCGGCGGGCCGCCGGCCGCGGTGGCGGTGCGCTTCCTCGACGCGCGCGGCCGCGATGTGTTGCCGGCGCTCGTCGCGCGCACGCGGCCCGAGGGCGCCGCGGAGGAGGCACCGTGA
- a CDS encoding type IV pilus modification PilV family protein, which translates to MTLLEAVVALVILGLGASGFLGLFAQSARAAHDAAEWTRTVAYAESGMEAAALGVAARDSLAGWTRVVEVRPRADGLAEIDVTVTSPRGARFTLRRLTDGARASLGTAGGAR; encoded by the coding sequence ATGACGCTGCTCGAGGCCGTCGTCGCGCTCGTGATCCTCGGACTCGGTGCGTCCGGCTTCCTCGGCCTGTTCGCGCAGTCCGCGCGCGCGGCGCACGACGCCGCGGAGTGGACGCGGACGGTCGCGTACGCGGAGTCGGGCATGGAGGCCGCGGCACTCGGCGTCGCGGCGCGCGACTCGCTCGCCGGCTGGACGCGCGTCGTCGAGGTGCGGCCGCGCGCCGACGGCCTCGCCGAGATCGACGTCACGGTCACGTCGCCCCGCGGCGCGCGGTTCACGCTGCGCCGCCTCACGGACGGCGCGCGCGCGTCGTTAGGCACCGCGGGAGGCGCGCGGTGA
- a CDS encoding GspH/FimT family pseudopilin — MPSPHSARRGVTLLELLVVLVLLGLLTALTTPALIRSRPDDAPSDARVLAFARSAAVRRGETLVLDVDPDGRWRLLVARADSAPLSDGTLASTTIPRRIVLTPAGLCLPDDDTDASAAPWDAAACRPAAR, encoded by the coding sequence GTGCCCTCCCCCCATTCGGCGCGCCGCGGTGTGACGCTGCTCGAGCTGCTCGTGGTGCTCGTGCTGCTCGGCCTCCTCACCGCGCTGACGACGCCCGCGCTGATCCGCTCCCGCCCCGACGACGCGCCGTCGGATGCGCGCGTGCTCGCGTTCGCGCGCAGCGCCGCGGTGCGCCGCGGCGAGACGCTCGTCCTCGACGTCGACCCCGACGGTCGGTGGCGGCTGCTCGTCGCGCGCGCGGACTCGGCGCCGCTCTCCGATGGCACGCTCGCATCGACGACGATCCCGCGGCGCATCGTGCTCACGCCGGCGGGGCTCTGCCTGCCGGACGACGACACCGACGCGAGCGCGGCGCCGTGGGATGCCGCGGCGTGCCGCCCGGCGGCGCGGTGA
- a CDS encoding MaoC family dehydratase, with amino-acid sequence MLDASPVHVPSPTALADHVGRELAVGEWFEIDQDRIAAFADATEDRQWIHLDPARAAAESPYGGTIAHGLLTLSLIVAFVERAVSIGGVRMTVNYGFDRVRFPAAVPAGARVRPRIAVGAVEPKDDAVQVTWRVTIEREGAEKPACVADWIVRLYA; translated from the coding sequence ATGCTCGACGCCTCGCCCGTCCACGTCCCGTCCCCCACCGCGCTCGCCGACCACGTCGGCCGGGAGCTCGCCGTCGGCGAGTGGTTCGAGATCGATCAGGACCGCATCGCCGCGTTCGCCGACGCGACCGAGGATCGCCAGTGGATCCACCTCGATCCCGCGCGCGCGGCCGCGGAGTCGCCGTACGGTGGCACCATCGCACACGGGCTGCTCACGCTCTCGCTCATCGTCGCGTTCGTGGAGCGTGCCGTGTCGATCGGCGGCGTGCGCATGACGGTGAACTACGGCTTCGACCGCGTGCGCTTTCCCGCCGCGGTGCCCGCCGGCGCGCGCGTGCGGCCGCGCATCGCCGTCGGCGCCGTGGAGCCGAAGGACGACGCCGTGCAGGTGACGTGGCGCGTCACCATCGAGCGCGAGGGCGCCGAGAAGCCGGCGTGCGTCGCCGACTGGATCGTGCGGCTGTACGCGTGA
- a CDS encoding DinB family protein — MRSTLELVLRRSFDGGAWHGPSVADALRDVDARTALARPVPTAHSVWELTHHLMAWTREVTRRLRTGLAAMPIEGDWPASPTATDPDALDAEWTRLRASLDEARDALLAELADFPAERLDAPVQAIGEPLTYAQMVIGLAEHNAYHGGQIVLVRRAASGRRPTTAEGAAPEPGRDPAQITES; from the coding sequence ATGCGCTCCACCCTCGAGCTCGTGCTCCGCCGCTCGTTCGACGGCGGGGCGTGGCATGGTCCCTCGGTCGCCGACGCGCTGCGCGACGTGGACGCGCGCACGGCGCTCGCGCGGCCGGTCCCGACGGCGCACTCCGTGTGGGAGCTGACGCACCATCTCATGGCGTGGACGCGGGAGGTCACGCGCCGCCTGCGCACCGGTCTCGCGGCGATGCCGATCGAGGGCGACTGGCCCGCGTCGCCGACGGCGACCGACCCCGACGCGCTCGACGCCGAGTGGACGCGTCTGCGCGCATCGCTCGACGAGGCGCGCGACGCGCTGCTCGCGGAGCTCGCGGACTTCCCCGCCGAGCGTCTCGACGCACCGGTGCAGGCGATCGGCGAGCCGCTGACGTACGCGCAGATGGTGATCGGCCTCGCCGAGCACAACGCGTATCACGGCGGGCAGATCGTGCTCGTGCGCCGCGCCGCGAGCGGCCGCCGGCCGACGACCGCCGAGGGCGCGGCGCCCGAGCCGGGGCGCGACCCGGCGCAGATCACCGAGTCGTGA
- a CDS encoding phosphoribosylanthranilate isomerase has product MRTRVKVCCMSSADEVRTAISAGVDALGFVSAMPSGPGPIDEALIAELVASVPPPVSCFLLTCATDAPTIAAQVVRCGVDVVQLVDAVPAAAYAELRALLPHRVRLVQVIHVVDAASIDEALAAAPHVDAVLLDSGNPRLAVKELGGTGRVHDWSLSRAIVERSPVPVFLAGGLRAENVAEAVRAVRPFGVDVCSGVRTDGRLDAGKLRRFIDAV; this is encoded by the coding sequence GTGCGGACGCGCGTGAAGGTCTGCTGCATGTCGAGCGCGGACGAGGTGCGCACCGCGATCTCGGCGGGCGTCGACGCGTTAGGCTTCGTCTCCGCGATGCCGAGCGGCCCCGGGCCGATCGACGAGGCGCTCATCGCCGAGCTGGTGGCGAGCGTGCCGCCGCCGGTGTCGTGCTTCCTGCTCACCTGCGCCACCGACGCGCCGACGATCGCGGCGCAGGTGGTGCGCTGCGGCGTCGACGTCGTGCAGCTCGTGGACGCGGTGCCGGCCGCCGCGTACGCGGAGCTGCGCGCGCTGCTCCCCCACCGCGTGCGGCTCGTGCAGGTGATCCACGTCGTCGACGCGGCGTCGATCGACGAAGCGCTCGCCGCGGCGCCGCACGTCGACGCGGTGCTGCTGGACTCGGGGAATCCGCGTCTCGCCGTGAAGGAGCTCGGCGGCACGGGGCGCGTGCACGACTGGTCGCTGAGCCGCGCGATCGTGGAGCGCTCGCCGGTGCCGGTATTCCTCGCCGGCGGATTGCGCGCGGAGAACGTCGCCGAAGCCGTGCGGGCCGTCAGGCCGTTCGGCGTCGACGTGTGCTCCGGCGTGCGGACCGACGGTCGGCTCGACGCGGGGAAGCTGCGACGGTTCATCGACGCCGTGTGA
- a CDS encoding GlsB/YeaQ/YmgE family stress response membrane protein, translated as MTLLTWLLVGLVAGVLASMIMGGTGYGLIGDIIIGIVGAFVGGWIFSALGIASPLGGIAGTILVAFIGAVVLLFIIHLFRRRRVY; from the coding sequence ATGACGCTTCTCACCTGGCTCCTCGTCGGCCTCGTCGCCGGGGTGCTCGCCTCGATGATCATGGGCGGCACCGGCTACGGCCTGATCGGCGACATCATCATCGGCATCGTCGGCGCGTTCGTCGGCGGCTGGATCTTCAGCGCGCTCGGCATCGCCAGCCCGCTCGGCGGCATCGCGGGGACGATCCTCGTCGCGTTCATCGGCGCCGTCGTGTTGCTGTTCATCATCCACCTGTTCAGGCGGCGACGGGTCTACTGA
- a CDS encoding 3-hydroxyacyl-CoA dehydrogenase/enoyl-CoA hydratase family protein: MTHADTSVAGDRTSFGSFDLGLEDDTPAPPATPVRVRTLGVVGAGTMGSGIAALAASAGIPVVLLDVAAQGPDRSAVAKSAVQKGLKAKPAPFMDTDRAALIRTGNIDDDLALLADCDLVVEAIIEQPAPKQALFEKLEAIVKPTAIVASNTSGIPMTVLTQGRGARFRQRFLGTHFFAPPRYMHLLEIIPGPETDQSVIDAVRAFGERVLGKGIVLCKDVPGFIANRLGVYGMVHTIQLMERFGLTIDEVDALTGPVLGRPKSATFRTADLSGVDVIKHVSAGLAESTGEDFALPAWVHRMVDEKKLGDKTGGGFYKKVGKDILTFDRETNDYAPQQKVESPELKAAGKTPLAQRGAALKELPGKYGDFLRTLLVDSAHYTLERSPELAFDVPSVDRAMEWGYGHEAGPFRLMDALGLDWLKQEFIKAGYSVPALLTQAHGSFYRQTPNGEEVLGFDGRYAPVPEIAGNLRLAAVAARPNAILEQNDGARLLDLGDGVALLEFRGKANAISSKVLDLLWTSLERIDRDGMAGLVIGNDDPRTFSAGADLAESSGAVIAGMWDVIDQAIARFQNSTQAIRYAPFPVVVAPAGLTLGGGCEFALHSDLVQAHAELYMGLVEAGVGLLPGGGGCKELLFRFMGDLAPYEEADPFEAVKRAFKLIATAQTSTSALEARKLGLLRASDRISMNRDHQIADAKQRVLDLAPGYVPPAPRTVRALGTEGLGNLRYALFSFREGGYASEHDAVIGERIARVLCGGDGPPRVVSEQDILDLEREAFLSLLGNEKTQERIMYTLKTGKPLRN, encoded by the coding sequence ATGACCCACGCAGACACCTCCGTCGCCGGTGACCGAACGTCGTTCGGCAGCTTCGATCTCGGACTCGAGGACGACACCCCGGCCCCGCCCGCCACGCCGGTCCGCGTCCGGACCCTCGGCGTCGTCGGCGCCGGCACCATGGGGAGCGGGATCGCCGCGCTCGCCGCGTCCGCCGGCATCCCCGTCGTGCTGCTCGACGTCGCCGCCCAGGGACCCGACCGCAGCGCCGTCGCGAAGAGCGCCGTCCAGAAGGGGCTGAAAGCGAAGCCCGCCCCGTTCATGGACACCGACCGCGCGGCGCTCATCCGCACCGGCAACATCGACGACGACCTCGCGCTGCTCGCCGACTGCGACCTCGTCGTCGAGGCGATCATCGAGCAGCCGGCGCCGAAGCAGGCGCTGTTCGAGAAGCTCGAGGCGATCGTGAAGCCGACCGCCATCGTCGCGTCGAACACCTCGGGGATCCCGATGACGGTGCTGACGCAGGGACGCGGCGCGCGCTTCCGGCAGCGGTTCCTCGGCACGCACTTCTTCGCGCCGCCGCGCTACATGCACCTGCTCGAGATCATCCCGGGCCCGGAGACGGACCAGTCGGTGATCGACGCGGTGCGCGCCTTCGGCGAGCGCGTGTTGGGCAAGGGGATCGTGCTGTGCAAGGACGTGCCGGGCTTTATCGCGAATCGGCTCGGCGTGTACGGCATGGTGCACACGATCCAGCTCATGGAGCGCTTCGGCCTCACGATCGACGAGGTGGATGCGCTCACCGGTCCCGTGCTCGGCCGCCCGAAGTCGGCGACGTTCCGCACCGCCGACCTGTCCGGTGTCGACGTCATCAAGCACGTGAGCGCGGGGCTCGCCGAGTCCACTGGCGAGGACTTCGCGCTGCCCGCGTGGGTGCACCGCATGGTCGACGAGAAGAAGCTCGGCGACAAGACCGGCGGTGGGTTCTACAAGAAGGTCGGCAAGGACATCCTCACGTTCGACCGCGAGACGAACGACTACGCGCCGCAGCAGAAGGTCGAGTCGCCGGAGCTGAAGGCGGCGGGCAAGACGCCGCTCGCGCAGCGCGGCGCGGCGCTGAAGGAGCTCCCGGGCAAGTACGGCGATTTCCTCCGCACGCTCCTCGTCGACAGCGCGCACTACACGCTGGAGCGATCGCCCGAGCTCGCGTTCGACGTGCCGAGCGTGGACCGCGCGATGGAGTGGGGCTACGGCCACGAGGCGGGCCCGTTCCGGCTCATGGACGCGCTGGGCCTCGACTGGCTGAAGCAGGAGTTCATCAAGGCCGGCTACTCGGTGCCCGCGCTGCTCACGCAGGCGCACGGGAGCTTCTATCGGCAGACGCCTAACGGCGAGGAGGTGCTCGGCTTCGACGGCCGATATGCGCCGGTGCCGGAGATCGCTGGCAACCTCCGCCTCGCCGCCGTCGCTGCGCGGCCGAACGCGATCCTCGAGCAGAACGACGGCGCGCGGCTGCTCGACCTCGGCGACGGCGTCGCGCTGCTCGAGTTCCGCGGCAAGGCGAACGCGATCTCGTCGAAGGTGCTCGACCTGCTGTGGACGTCGCTCGAGCGCATCGACCGCGACGGCATGGCGGGCCTCGTGATCGGCAACGACGACCCGCGCACGTTCAGCGCCGGCGCCGACCTCGCCGAGTCGAGCGGCGCCGTGATCGCGGGCATGTGGGACGTCATCGACCAGGCGATCGCGCGCTTCCAGAACAGCACGCAGGCCATTCGCTACGCGCCGTTCCCCGTCGTCGTCGCGCCGGCCGGGCTCACGCTGGGCGGCGGATGCGAGTTCGCGCTGCACAGCGATCTCGTGCAGGCGCACGCGGAGCTGTACATGGGGCTCGTCGAGGCGGGCGTCGGGCTGCTGCCGGGCGGCGGCGGGTGCAAGGAGCTGCTGTTCCGCTTCATGGGCGACCTCGCGCCGTACGAGGAGGCCGACCCGTTCGAGGCCGTCAAGCGCGCGTTCAAGCTCATCGCCACCGCGCAAACGTCGACGAGCGCGCTCGAGGCCCGGAAGCTCGGCCTGCTGCGCGCGAGCGACCGCATCTCCATGAACCGCGACCATCAGATCGCCGACGCGAAGCAGCGCGTGCTCGACCTCGCGCCCGGCTACGTGCCGCCGGCGCCGCGCACGGTGCGCGCGTTAGGCACCGAGGGGCTCGGCAATCTCCGCTACGCGCTGTTCTCGTTCCGCGAGGGCGGCTACGCGTCGGAGCACGATGCCGTGATCGGGGAGCGCATCGCGCGCGTGCTGTGCGGCGGCGACGGTCCGCCCCGCGTGGTGAGCGAGCAGGACATCCTCGACCTCGAGCGCGAGGCGTTCCTGTCGCTGCTCGGCAACGAGAAGACGCAGGAGCGGATCATGTACACGCTCAAGACCGGGAAGCCCCTTCGCAATTGA
- a CDS encoding thiolase family protein translates to MDAVILSAVRTAVAKGKADGALAKAGVLPIDISALVMREAVGRAGVDVAAVDDVIWGCAMPEASQGLNVARNAALAAGLPVDASAATINRFCSSGLQSVASAAQAVLSGMQDVVLAGGVEMMSQVPMSGYHTRLHPELTESYIGMGYTAERVAERYGVSREDQDRFAYESQQKAARALAANAFGDQIVPVPVKHVAWRGAEKTVTESTFDRDELPRTDTTLDGLAKLKPAFKNGGTVTAGNASPYSDGAAALVVTSRAKAEQLGARPLARLVTFAVAGIDPDVMGVGPINAIPKALKKAGMTLADIDLIEFNEAFAAQAVAVARHVGMDMDRVNVNGGAIALGHPLGATGSKLSVQLIHELRRRGGGVGMVTMCVGGGMGAAGIYEVYPA, encoded by the coding sequence ATGGACGCAGTGATCCTCTCCGCGGTGCGTACCGCGGTGGCGAAGGGCAAGGCCGATGGGGCGCTGGCAAAGGCGGGCGTGCTGCCGATCGACATCTCGGCGCTCGTCATGCGCGAGGCCGTCGGGCGCGCCGGCGTCGACGTCGCCGCGGTGGACGACGTGATCTGGGGGTGCGCGATGCCCGAGGCGTCGCAGGGGCTCAACGTGGCACGCAACGCCGCGCTCGCGGCCGGCCTCCCCGTCGACGCATCGGCGGCGACCATCAATCGCTTCTGCTCCTCCGGGCTGCAGAGCGTCGCGTCGGCCGCGCAGGCGGTGCTGAGCGGCATGCAGGACGTCGTGCTCGCCGGGGGCGTGGAGATGATGTCGCAGGTGCCGATGTCGGGCTACCACACGCGCCTCCACCCCGAGCTCACCGAGAGCTACATCGGCATGGGCTACACGGCGGAGCGCGTGGCCGAGCGCTACGGCGTGAGCCGCGAGGACCAGGATCGCTTCGCGTACGAGAGCCAGCAGAAGGCCGCGCGCGCGCTCGCCGCGAACGCGTTCGGCGACCAGATCGTGCCGGTGCCGGTGAAGCACGTCGCGTGGCGCGGCGCGGAGAAGACGGTCACGGAGAGCACGTTCGACCGCGACGAGCTGCCACGCACCGACACGACGCTGGACGGGCTCGCGAAGCTCAAGCCGGCGTTCAAGAACGGCGGCACCGTCACCGCCGGCAACGCGAGCCCGTACTCCGACGGCGCCGCGGCGCTCGTCGTGACGTCGCGCGCCAAGGCCGAGCAGCTCGGGGCCCGCCCGCTCGCGCGGCTCGTGACGTTCGCCGTGGCCGGCATCGACCCCGACGTCATGGGCGTGGGCCCGATCAACGCGATCCCGAAGGCGCTGAAGAAGGCCGGGATGACGCTCGCCGACATCGACCTCATCGAGTTCAACGAGGCGTTCGCCGCGCAGGCGGTGGCGGTCGCGCGGCACGTCGGCATGGACATGGACCGCGTGAACGTGAACGGCGGCGCGATCGCGCTCGGCCATCCGTTAGGCGCCACGGGATCGAAGCTCTCGGTGCAACTCATTCACGAGCTGCGCAGGCGCGGCGGCGGCGTGGGGATGGTGACGATGTGCGTCGGCGGCGGCATGGGCGCCGCCGGGATCTACGAGGTGTATCCGGCCTGA
- a CDS encoding isoamylase early set domain-containing protein gives MWTEHDDGDELPAALRAHVRALREPPPVRAAWREALLREIVATRAPRRARRWSVAPLAAVAAGLACMALGAGAAWWALRRDAAPTVARVPAAAAAAPTVVRFALIAPGATRVALVGDFNRWDPAATPLRASPDGRTWEVRVPLSPGRHVYGFVVDGGLRADPAAPRTADDDFGAPSSVVLVGGSS, from the coding sequence GTGTGGACTGAGCACGACGACGGCGACGAGCTGCCCGCGGCGCTGCGCGCGCACGTGCGCGCCCTGCGCGAGCCGCCGCCTGTGCGCGCGGCGTGGCGCGAGGCGCTGCTGCGCGAGATCGTGGCGACGCGGGCGCCGCGCCGAGCACGCCGGTGGAGCGTGGCGCCGCTCGCGGCGGTCGCGGCGGGGCTCGCATGCATGGCGTTAGGCGCGGGCGCCGCATGGTGGGCGCTGCGCCGCGACGCGGCACCGACCGTGGCGCGCGTACCGGCCGCCGCCGCCGCCGCACCGACGGTGGTGCGCTTCGCGCTGATCGCGCCCGGCGCGACGCGGGTGGCGCTCGTGGGCGACTTCAACCGGTGGGACCCTGCCGCGACGCCGCTGCGCGCGAGCCCCGATGGGCGGACGTGGGAGGTGCGCGTGCCGCTGTCGCCGGGCCGCCACGTCTACGGGTTCGTCGTCGACGGCGGGCTGCGCGCGGATCCGGCGGCGCCGCGCACGGCCGACGACGACTTCGGCGCGCCGAGCTCCGTGGTGCTCGTCGGGGGGTCGTCGTGA